A segment of the Nasonia vitripennis strain AsymCx chromosome 2, Nvit_psr_1.1, whole genome shotgun sequence genome:
CGGACACGGCCTATCAGCTCAGTCGAAATGCTAACTCGCGGGCTAGTGACATTTCGCGCTTTTGTCCTGGCTAGTCTGACTATCGATTGTCATTATTTATATCGTACGTTTCCTCTTCAGTCATCGATTcactttttacattttacatttttacagtAATGAGGGAAACAAGTTTAGTTTAGCCCCGGGCGGCACGGTCGAGttacagagagcgagagggagcgagagagagagagagagagagagagggagacgaACTGAGCAGCAGcaagcacagcagcagcagcagggcgAACCCATGCGCGAACCCAGGCGCTAAAGCTCGAAAGCGAGCGAGTGGACGACGAGCtgcagagagtgagagagatagagagagacgacgtcgagcagcgagcgagagatcgAGAGCGAGGGGgacacgacgacgaggagcaAGTGGGCGAGGAGCGGCGCGAGGTGAGAGGAGGAGCGAagcaggcagcagcagcagcagcagtagctgaGGCAGCCAGACGAGAGCAGCAGTGTGCGAGCCGAGCAGAGAGCGTGCTGCGAGGCGAGAGCGGAAGGCAGCAGgcgacgactacgacgacgaggaggaaacatcatcatcatcatcatcatcatcagcgacagcaagagcagcagcagcgagcagCGCGACGAGCTGGGCCGTGACGGAGAGCAGATCATCGCGCAATGACGGATagcagccagcagcagcagttctgCTTGCGTTGGAACAACTTTCAGGCCAACATCACCAGCCAGTTCGAGGCGCTGCGCGATGACGAGGACTTCGTCGACGTTACCTTCGCCTGCGACGGCAGGCGGCTGCAGGCCCACAAGGTCGTGCTCTCCGCCTGCAGCCCCTACTTCAAGGAGCTCTTCAAGGTTAGAAAATGCCTCTTCCTTCGAGACTCCCCCTCCCCTTCCCTCCCCCCGCGGATGCCGCTTCCCCTCACACCCCCTCGCGTGTCCACCGTCTGCTTCTGTCTCTCTGTGTCCGTGTCTCtatgtctttctctctctcttcctatACGCGCGGCCCCGCTCTACctccgtgtgtgtatatatatatatatatatatatatatatatatatatatatatatacacacctatatacatacgtatgcACACATGCATACCTGTCGCTGTGTGTGCGCGCCCGTCTGCGTGTCTCCACCCACCCACCCCCGCGCCGCCCCCGTCCCCTTGTGCGCGGCCAGAGCGGCATGGGAGTgagcgagagcagcagcaCCCTTAGGGATGGCTGAtgcagcctctctctctctctctcgacatcGCGCAGCTATAGGTATAGCCTATAGCCCCCCCTTTTCCCCGCGTGCCTCCGCCTCCGCTGCCGCACTCCTCCTACGCCTCGTTTCCCCTTCGGTTTCGTTTCGTCTGTCTAtccatctctctcgcgctcacgCGGTTCGatatccttctctctctctctctctctctctctctgtctcgcttTGCATTTTGTGTTCTCTCATGATGCCAGGGATGGCCGATCGGCTGCTGATGCTCCGCCGCCGCTCTGTACTTTCTAGGACCTTTTTTACCGCATCGTAAAAAACACTCAAAATTATGCGGGGATTTTGgatttttttagcttttgaaaCGCCTTTTTTCGCTGCTCGTGAATCATGGCGCTTTCGGCGAGTCGGGTTTCAGTTCGGCATTTTTACGTGGTCGCGCTCGAGAGATGATTTCGTTGTTTATATGCGCGTGTTTCGATGCGTTTCCAAAGCTGGCGCGAGCGAAATTGATTCGAGTCAGAGGGGAGGAAGGGACGCGAGTGGATTCGGTGCAATAAGGGACGTCTCCGAAATGTAAACAATCTCCCAAAATTTTCGCTAACGTCGCCGCCGCCTTCTCGCGAACTACAATTATTCACGTGTTTTGGGAAAGAGACGGTGGCGCTGATAACGCGAACGAGAGCAATTTATTCATATGGCcgcttttaaatttatttgtttcgcATTGATTTTACGGCTCACACCCAACATCCACATACACCTGCGAATGAACGGTGGGCATTGGACAATGACTTATTCGCACACAACTGCAGCTCGACGggagtatacatatataacgTCGCGCACggaaaatttgcaaaatttaGCTATATATCGCGAGGGCGTAATATTTCATTATTCAGCGGGTAGATTACATTCGGTAATTTACCCGGCCAACCCTTGCTCCCCTCGCATCAGCTCTCCACGATCCCCACCCCAAGCTTTTTTGCATCCATGATCCTTCTGCCAGTCGTTTCTCTATGTtgcctctctgtctctcttgtgctcttttttcatctctctatctctgtctcACTCTAGTTTTTttgcccctctctctctctctctctctctctctctctctctctctctctctctctctctctctttctctctatgtCTGGCTTCTCTTTCTGACTCGTGGACAgatatacatgtatagctGTGTATATGAATGCAGTTGAGTGCACTTTTGGTCCTTGCTTGTATTATTCCATGACTGTACTTGCTGCTGTAGCCTTTATACTTTTATGctggctctttttttctttttcacattattgttattattatgattattattattgttgtcaATGAGATAAAATATAGGGAAAATGACAGAGCATTGTTATGAAACTCTGGGGGACTCCGTCCGTTGTATGTACCGTATATAGACTTGTCTGTGTCCTTGCAGCTATTACCAAGAATGCTGCCTCGGAGTAAACTTGAAATGTTGGAATTCCTTTTTCGATTTCAGGCCAAGATAAATAGATATAGATATTTGTACGATTGATTGGTGTTGCTATGCTGAGCTATAGAGGAAGCAGAGTAGCTTTATAGATTACTATTAGCTGaggatttatatttatttatggcTGAGCTAGGTACTCTTGGCACGTAGTGGACATTGCAGCAATTACTTTGAGTAATGTCTTGGAAAATGTTATCTACGAATGAGGGCCACCATAGACATAGTTATGTAACTCTTATCTTGCACGAGCTTCTACTTCATGTCTCAGGGACACTTGATATCTTGAACCAAAattagaatttcaaaaaatttcataactgCTGATTTCTTTCTTATGAAAACTTCAATCTCTAACATACTTATGGTCTTATCAGTTTTGCttgattgtttatttttatcttttaatttCAGACAAATCCCTGTAAGCACCCAATAATTTTCATGAGAGATGTGGAGTTTGAACATCTTCAATCTCTTTTGGAATTTATGTATGCTGGTGAAGTTAACATTTCACAAGCCGAGTTGCCAACTTTTTTGCGCACCGCTGAGTCTCTTCAAATTCGTGGCCTCACCGACTCCCAAAGCAATCAGCACAACAACGAAAAGGTAAACCATACGCTCCATATTAGAACATTATAATAGCATTGCTTGAAACATAATATACATTTTAcaagaataataatacattGTTTAATTCGATGTCACTATGACTATTATTACAGATATGTATTATTTGTACTAATGGAATTCTGTTTATAGCATTCGAAGGCAAACAACATCAATGCATCAAATGGTCGTGGACTCGTATCTCCAAATTTTGATGATGAACGCAGTAAAACGCCGCCATCGTCAAGTCCTCCACCTTTGAAAAGGCTGTGTCAAAGAAGTGATTCACCTCAGAACTCTAGTCCAGCACCTGCAGTACCACCATGTGCCACCAGTACAACTCGCTCTCGACCGCTCATCGAACCTCAAGTTCAGCTCGACTGCTACAAAGACATGGATATTGTTGAGGTAAGACTTACCTGTTTTAGCCGATGAAAGATTATTAATCAACATGTAATTAATTCCTTTTTCTTGCTTAACTAGCCAAAAATCGAACTGCCCGAGTACGGAAGTGATGATGAATCGAAACAAGATCTCAATACGTTACCTGGAGGCTTTCTCAGTTTGGATGGTGGAATGGAAGTTTTACC
Coding sequences within it:
- the LOC103317653 gene encoding protein abrupt isoform X1: MTDSSQQQQFCLRWNNFQANITSQFEALRDDEDFVDVTFACDGRRLQAHKVVLSACSPYFKELFKTNPCKHPIIFMRDVEFEHLQSLLEFMYAGEVNISQAELPTFLRTAESLQIRGLTDSQSNQHNNEKHSKANNINASNGRGLVSPNFDDERSKTPPSSSPPPLKRLCQRSDSPQNSSPAPAVPPCATSTTRSRPLIEPQVQLDCYKDMDIVEPKIELPEYGSDDESKQDLNTLPGGFLSLDGGMEVLPSYPPTYSGSGIEGGMPGPSHGNTELNQEQQADLRKLHSLDPRPCPVCNRMYSNLSNLRQHMRLIHNPQSVTCPLCSKPFKTKLYLKRHLVSFHELSVADRQRQEEIYHQQAATGGGTNSTSTKTGSASATNNNNSSSATTPASPENVGSSGKLVLSQGLNDVVVHDDGLMTSASSSSATPAASAATTVAVTTASEQPAPQQQQGGARFQTQGDGPYALELSQLAKTKPRGFDGGMLQFNATFH
- the LOC103317653 gene encoding zinc finger and BTB domain-containing protein 12 isoform X2, which translates into the protein MTDSSQQQQFCLRWNNFQANITSQFEALRDDEDFVDVTFACDGRRLQAHKVVLSACSPYFKELFKTNPCKHPIIFMRDVEFEHLQSLLEFMYAGEVNISQAELPTFLRTAESLQIRGLTDSQSNQHNNEKHSKANNINASNGRGLVSPNFDDERSKTPPSSSPPPLKRLCQRSDSPQNSSPAPAVPPCATSTTRSRPLIEPQVQLDCYKDMDIVEPKIELPEYGSDDESKQDLNTLPGGFLSLDGGMEVLPSYPPTYSGSGIEGGMPGPSHGNTELNQEQQAAAGRRVRRGRPRLGVRGGRQQQVAAAAQAAQLQSAAAVVAAATHGNSPSRGDWLPLDMRTTPPAMPAFRGFDDSVSADGVVHLGEGIAVCEEQLRAVKWSDYRKLTRGLAAILFSPTELATCSVTGQRWSRAGTATERPVKPALDKAKVQAIISYVTSRFPTVDVSSVKQVLAYKCKENSTALKMKSIRYICERQDTETSPRAETEDK
- the LOC103317653 gene encoding nucleus accumbens-associated protein 2 isoform X3 — protein: MTDSSQQQQFCLRWNNFQANITSQFEALRDDEDFVDVTFACDGRRLQAHKVVLSACSPYFKELFKTNPCKHPIIFMRDVEFEHLQSLLEFMYAGEVNISQAELPTFLRTAESLQIRGLTDSQSNQHNNEKHSKANNINASNGRGLVSPNFDDERSKTPPSSSPPPLKRLCQRSDSPQNSSPAPAVPPCATSTTRSRPLIEPQVQLDCYKDMDIVEPKIELPEYGSDDESKQDLNTLPGGFLSLDGGMEVLPSYPPTYSGSGIEGGMPGPSHGNTELNQEQQAAGRRVRRGRPRLGVRGGRQQQVAAAAQAAQLQSAAAVVAAATHGNSPSRGDWLPLDMRTTPPAMPAFRGFDDSVSADGVVHLGEGIAVCEEQLRAVKWSDYRKLTRGLAAILFSPTELATCSVTGQRWSRAGTATERPVKPALDKAKVQAIISYVTSRFPTVDVSSVKQVLAYKCKENSTALKMKSIRYICERQDTETSPRAETEDK
- the LOC103317653 gene encoding protein abrupt isoform X4 produces the protein MTDSSQQQQFCLRWNNFQANITSQFEALRDDEDFVDVTFACDGRRLQAHKVVLSACSPYFKELFKTNPCKHPIIFMRDVEFEHLQSLLEFMYAGEVNISQAELPTFLRTAESLQIRGLTDSQSNQHNNEKHSKANNINASNGRGLVSPNFDDERSKTPPSSSPPPLKRLCQRSDSPQNSSPAPAVPPCATSTTRSRPLIEPQVQLDCYKDMDIVEPKIELPEYGSDDESKQDLNTLPGGFLSLDGGMEVLPSYPPTYSGSGIEGGMPGPSHGNTELNQEQQAAAGRRALSDPG